Within the Petrotoga sp. 9PW.55.5.1 genome, the region AAACTTATCAACACTATGATTATAATTGAAAATACTATTAAATTCTTTAGTTCTTTTTTTAAAAAGGTAAAATTTTTCCAAAATACAAAATCTATTTTTATCCTCATAGTCTTGTAAGAGCTACCTTTTCTTTATCTATTTTGTTCATTATTCCAAAGAAGATACTTATCAAAATCACAGAAATAATTAATATAGTTATTACCATCCATCTAAGCGAATAAGATAAAAATAATAAACTAAGACTCAAAAAGAGTACAGAAAATACGAATATTCCTCCATTGATAAGTGTAGCCACTGTTATATTCGGGAAAACCCAATAACAAGTTCCAACTAAACCTTCTATACTAAAAATAAAAGGTATGGTGATTGCAAAAATTATTAAATTAGTTATGTTAGGTATTACAATTTGATTATACATGAACCAGTAAATGATTGTTGAAAGAAAAAGAATTCCCCAACCAAATAAAATAGAAATAAGCGTTAATAAAATGGATTTTGTAAGGAGTATTTTTTTGACTGAAAAATATGTAGCAAGAATACTTTCTATGGATCTATCTGATATTTCCATAAAAAATATTTTGTTGTTTAAATTGAACCCCACAACTAAAGGAATCAACAAGATGATATTTGAAAAACTTTGCTGAAATTTGTCTATTGAGATTAAAGATGAAACCGCAATAAAAAGACCAATTATTATTGAAAAAATAAAAGATCCTTTTGACCTTTTTAGAATGGTCATATCTTTCCACATAACAGCGTTCATCTTTTTACCCCCTTCATTGCTATACTCACAAGATCTTTCCGCCTTTTTGGTTCGGATTTTACCAATTTGAGATAAAGATCTTCTAAGCTCTCCTCTTCTATCTTCATTTCTTGGACTTTTATCCCCATTTTAGACAATAATTCAAATACCTTTTCTGAGTCTTCTCCTTCAATGTAAATTTTGTTATCCTCAACTGTTATTTTCATCTTTTTACCCAATTCTTCTATCCATGGACCTATTTCTCTCACTTTTACAGCAATTCTTTTTCTACTAAAATCGCTTTTTATTTCGTCATACGGACCTTGTGTGATCATTTCACCATGATTAATGATCGCTATATTTGAGCATATCTTTTCAACTTCCTCGAGATCATGGGAAGTTAGAAATATCGTTTTTCCTTCATCTCTTTGAGCAAGGAGCATTTCTCTGATCAATGATCTTGCCTCTGGGTCCAACCCAAGAGTAGGTTCATCAAGAAATATTAACGATGGATCAGAAATTAGAGCTCTTGCAAGAGCTAATCTTCTACACATACCATGGGAATATGTTGCTACTTTTTTATCTCTTACTTCCCACAAACCTGCAAAAGTTAGAAGACTTTTAATTCTTTCTTTTCTTTCAACGATGCTTGCACTTTCGTGATATATCCTGTCAAAAAATTCCATATTTTCATATCCTGTTAGAATGTAAGAAACACCTATACTTTCAAGCATGAACCCTATCTTTTTTCTTTTTTCGTCGTATTTTTTTGATGTAACATCTATTCCAAATACTTTTATAGAACCAGTGGTTGGTTTTAAAATGTTTAAGATCAACCTTACCATAGTTGTTTTACCTGCTCCGTTGGGACCTAACAATCCAAAAGTTTCTCCTTCGTTAATCGAAAGGTTTATATTATTTAAAGCAGGTTCTTCTTTGCTTTTATATCTTTTACTCAAATTTTTTATTTCAACTGCATACATTAAATCCATCTCCCTTCTGATGGCATGTATTTGCATCTATTTTGCTACAAGTTCTTTCTTTTTTCCCAATCTTCATGAGGGGTGATTAAGCAAACTAGGGTAAACATTCGTATGTGTTATGATATAGATAACGTAGTGATCTAAGCACTTAGCCTAATCAACTAGAGCTCTTACAAGCGCCTACTTCAAAACTCATCAGCGTTTAAGTGGTGGGTGGTTAACTTTATAAATATTTTAGTTTTACATTTTTTTAGACCATATTTTCACTCATATCTTAAAGCTTCAACTGGACTCAATATTGACTTTATTTCCCCTCCAAAAAATTCTTATAAGCTTGAGAAAAAGTTGGTAAATATCTATCAAAGTTCTTTACTATCAGCCCTTCAACTACAACTTTTTTGTAAACATTTTTAGCTATATTTTCATCATCAGTCCAAATTTTTATTGTATTCTCTTCAACTATGATCTTTTGTGGCTCTTCAACATTATTCAATATCTCTTCTAATTTTTCTTTTTTCACCTTTTCCATCAACTCGATTACATAACAAGGTTCATTTTGTGCAACCTCTTGCAACCGTTGTGTTGTCCCTTCAAATATGATTTCACCTTTATTTATCATGATTATTCTATCACATAGGTTTTCAACAAGATAAGGATCATGAGTTGCTATTAACATTGATGTTCCTTTCTTTTTTAATTTTCTCATGTATTCTATTGTTTCTTCCTTTGAAGCTATGTCTAATCCATCTGTTGGTTCGTCCATTATCAGTAATTTTGGGGAATGTATAAGAATAGTCAAAAGTTTCGCTTTCTGTTTCATACCTTTTGAAAATGTACCTAATCTTTTTTCAAACACATCTTGTAAATCAAACATTTCTAAGAGCTCTTCTATAGTTGAATTATCTTCAACCTCATGGAGTGTTTTAAATAATTCAATATATTGTTTCAAGGTTAATTGTGGATACACATCAGCACCTTCAGGAAGGTAACCCATCTGTTCATAAATCTTTTCTCTTTCCTTCTTATTTAATGGATTGTATCCAAAAACTTGTATATCTCCATTCTTGGGATAGAGAATTCCCAACAGTACTCTAACAAGAGTTGTCTTACCAGCTCCATTTGGTCCCACCAAACCAACACTTTCGCCCTGATACGTACTTAAAGAGACGTTATTCAACACAAGTTTTTTATTATCATATGTAAAATCAACATTAATTGCATCAATATGTTTATCCACCTTTAATAACCTCCTCTATGCTACGAAATCTTTAATTTCTACGTTTCTTACAGATAAAAAGAAACATAATAGCGAATAAACTAACAAAATTGGAATTAAAAACTTAAGAAATATACCCGTATTGCTTATAATAAACAATAAAACAAACGACAAAATTGGAAGAACAAAAAGAAATATAATTAAAAGTATCTTTCTTAACAGATTCACTTTTGTAAAAATTATACCTAATGTAACTCCCAACGACGCAAAAATTATAGGAATTAACAATACGTATAACCACACAGAAATATTACCGTATTGCGCATACAAAGGTAAGGTTAACAATGTATATACAATCAAGTAGGTATAAGCGGTAACAATTCCAAGAAATACACCATTAATCCATTTAGAAAAGATATATTCAAATGGTTTGATCCCTGATGTTAATACCATTTCACCAACTTTAAATTGTTTATCTGTTAAAAGAAAACCAAAAGGAAACATTGAAGAAAACATCCCTCCCAATAAAAAAGCTATTCCTTGTAACGAAGATGAATAGGACGATTCTGAAACTTGTTTAAAACGATCGGGAAGTCCAAATAAGAAACCATAGCCTAAACCAAACATTAAAAAAAACATTAAAACCAATATCTTCGAGTATAACAAATCTGTTTTCACAATTGACATAACTTTCTTAAACATCAAATCATCCCCTTTACATAATAAAATCAGTGATTTCCACGTTTTTTATTGATAAAAATAACCACAGTATTGAATAAACAGTTAAAATCAGCCTCACCCCTTGCAGCTTTAAATCACTGAAATATACCTTATGAAAACAGCATCATCATATATTACTATAACAAGCACCTTTTTCATTTTTGACCTTCCACTTAATTTAAGATAAACACC harbors:
- a CDS encoding ABC transporter ATP-binding protein is translated as MQIHAIRREMDLMYAVEIKNLSKRYKSKEEPALNNINLSINEGETFGLLGPNGAGKTTMVRLILNILKPTTGSIKVFGIDVTSKKYDEKRKKIGFMLESIGVSYILTGYENMEFFDRIYHESASIVERKERIKSLLTFAGLWEVRDKKVATYSHGMCRRLALARALISDPSLIFLDEPTLGLDPEARSLIREMLLAQRDEGKTIFLTSHDLEEVEKICSNIAIINHGEMITQGPYDEIKSDFSRKRIAVKVREIGPWIEELGKKMKITVEDNKIYIEGEDSEKVFELLSKMGIKVQEMKIEEESLEDLYLKLVKSEPKRRKDLVSIAMKGVKR
- a CDS encoding ABC transporter ATP-binding protein; the protein is MDKHIDAINVDFTYDNKKLVLNNVSLSTYQGESVGLVGPNGAGKTTLVRVLLGILYPKNGDIQVFGYNPLNKKEREKIYEQMGYLPEGADVYPQLTLKQYIELFKTLHEVEDNSTIEELLEMFDLQDVFEKRLGTFSKGMKQKAKLLTILIHSPKLLIMDEPTDGLDIASKEETIEYMRKLKKKGTSMLIATHDPYLVENLCDRIIMINKGEIIFEGTTQRLQEVAQNEPCYVIELMEKVKKEKLEEILNNVEEPQKIIVEENTIKIWTDDENIAKNVYKKVVVEGLIVKNFDRYLPTFSQAYKNFLEGK